From one Callithrix jacchus isolate 240 chromosome 2, calJac240_pri, whole genome shotgun sequence genomic stretch:
- the NDUFA2 gene encoding NADH dehydrogenase [ubiquinone] 1 alpha subcomplex subunit 2 isoform X2 has protein sequence MAAAAASRGLGVKLALREIRIHLCQRSPGSQGVRDFIEKRYVELKKANPDLPILIRECSDVHPKLWARYAFGQEKNVSLNNFSADEVTRALENVLSGKA, from the exons ATGGCGGCGGCCGCAGCGAGTCGAGGACTCGGGGTAAAGCTGGCCCTGCGAGAGATTCGCATCCACTTATGTCAGCGCTCACCCGGCAGCCAGGGCGTCAG GGACTTCATTGAGAAACGCTACGTGGAGCTGAAGAAGGCGAATCCCGACCTACCCATTCTAATCCGCGAGTGCTCGGATGTGCATCCCAAACTCTGGGCCCGCTACG cATTTGGCCAAGAGAAGAATGTCTCTCTGAACAACTTCAGTGCTGATGAGGTAACCAGAGCCCTGGAGAATGTGTTAAGTGGTAAAGCCTGA
- the NDUFA2 gene encoding NADH dehydrogenase [ubiquinone] 1 alpha subcomplex subunit 2 isoform X1 yields MAAAAASRGLGVKLALREIRIHLCQRSPGSQGVSTRGALRPCRDFIEKRYVELKKANPDLPILIRECSDVHPKLWARYAFGQEKNVSLNNFSADEVTRALENVLSGKA; encoded by the exons ATGGCGGCGGCCGCAGCGAGTCGAGGACTCGGGGTAAAGCTGGCCCTGCGAGAGATTCGCATCCACTTATGTCAGCGCTCACCCGGCAGCCAGGGCGTCAG CACGCGCGGCGCTCTCCGGCCCTGCAGGGACTTCATTGAGAAACGCTACGTGGAGCTGAAGAAGGCGAATCCCGACCTACCCATTCTAATCCGCGAGTGCTCGGATGTGCATCCCAAACTCTGGGCCCGCTACG cATTTGGCCAAGAGAAGAATGTCTCTCTGAACAACTTCAGTGCTGATGAGGTAACCAGAGCCCTGGAGAATGTGTTAAGTGGTAAAGCCTGA